One uncultured Jannaschia sp. DNA segment encodes these proteins:
- the rpoC gene encoding DNA-directed RNA polymerase subunit beta' translates to MNQELTNNPFNPIAPQKVFDEIKVSLASPERILSWSYGEIKKPETINYRTFKPERDGLFCARIFGPIKDYECLCGKYKRMKYRGVVCEKCGVEVTLQKVRRERMGHIELASPVAHIWFLKSLPSRIGLMLDMTLRDLERILYFENYVVIEPGLTDLTYGQLMSEEEFMDAQDAYGADAFQANIGAEAIREMLAAIDLEQEAATLREDLKEATGELKPKKIIKRLKIVESFIESGNRPEWMILTVIPVIPPELRPLVPLDGGRFATSDLNDLYRRVINRNNRLKRLIELRAPDIIVRNEKRMLQESVDALFDNGRRGRVITGANKRPLKSLSDMLKGKQGRFRQNLLGKRVDFSGRSVIVTGPELKLHQCGLPKKMALELFKPFIYSRLEAKGLSSTVKQAKKLVEKERPEVWDILDEVIREHPVLLNRAPTLHRLGIQAFEPVLIEGKAIQLHPLVCSAFNADFDGDQMAVHVPLSLEAQLECRVLMMSTNNVLSPANGAPIIVPSQDMILGLYYVSMERAGMKGEGMIFSSVDEVTHALDAGEVHLHAKIKARVTQIDEMGEEVGVIFDTTPGRVRLGSMLPLNAKAPFDLVNRLLRKKEVQQTIDTVYRYCGQKESVIFCDQIMTLGFREAFKAGISFGKDDMVIPDAKWPVVEATRDQVKDFEQQYMDGLITQGEKYNKVVDAWSKCNDKVTEAMMSTISVAGVDENGAENEPNSVYMMAHSGARGSVTQMKQLGGMRGLMAKPNGDIIETPIISNFKEGLTVLEYFNSTHGARKGLSDTALKTANSGYLTRRLVDVAQDCIVRMDDCGTEKAITASAAVNDGEVVATLAERVLGRVAADDVVRPGTEEVIVKAGELIDERTADIIDQAQVQSMRIRSPLTCEAEEGVCASCYGRDLARGTKVNQGEAVGIIAAQSIGEPGTQLTMRTFHIGGVAQGGQQSFMEASAEGTVAFQNANTLKNEAGGIVVMGRNMTLAIMDENGEERASHKLGYGTTLHVTDGAKVARGDKLYEWDPFTLPIIAESDGKAKFVDLYAGISVRDETDDATGMTQKIVSDWRSAPKGSDLKPQVIVAGEDGEPVRNEAGNPITYEMSVDAILSVEDGQMLKAGDVVARIPREGTKTKDITGGLPRVAELFEARKPKDNAIIAEADGTVKFGKDYKNKRRITVIPSDDSLEPIDYMVPKGKHIPVAEGDFVQRGDYIMDGNPAPHDILRILGVEALADYLIDEVQDVYRLQGVKINDKHIEVIVRQMLQKWEILDSGDTTLLKGENVDKAELVEANEKAEKRGDRPARAEPILLGITKASLQTRSFISAASFQETTRVLTEASVQGKKDKLVGLKENVIVGRLIPAGTGGATQAMRAIATARDSVVIEEARAEAEKAAALAAPTEEPSAEDVFAETAEEPAAEE, encoded by the coding sequence ATGAACCAGGAACTGACGAACAACCCGTTCAACCCGATCGCGCCCCAGAAGGTCTTCGACGAGATCAAGGTCTCGCTGGCCTCGCCCGAGCGGATCCTCTCGTGGTCCTACGGCGAGATCAAGAAGCCCGAGACCATCAACTACCGGACGTTCAAGCCCGAGCGTGACGGCCTGTTCTGCGCGCGCATCTTCGGTCCGATCAAGGATTACGAGTGCCTCTGCGGCAAGTACAAGCGCATGAAGTATCGCGGCGTCGTCTGCGAGAAATGCGGCGTCGAGGTCACCCTCCAGAAGGTCCGCCGCGAGCGGATGGGCCATATCGAGCTGGCCTCGCCGGTCGCCCATATCTGGTTCCTCAAGTCGCTGCCGTCGCGCATCGGCCTGATGCTGGACATGACGCTGCGCGACCTCGAGCGGATCCTCTACTTCGAGAACTACGTCGTGATCGAGCCCGGCCTGACGGACCTCACCTACGGACAGCTGATGTCCGAGGAGGAGTTCATGGACGCGCAGGACGCTTATGGCGCCGACGCGTTCCAGGCCAATATCGGCGCGGAAGCCATCCGCGAGATGCTGGCGGCGATCGACCTCGAGCAGGAGGCCGCCACCCTTCGTGAAGACCTGAAGGAAGCCACGGGCGAGCTGAAGCCGAAGAAGATCATCAAGCGCCTGAAGATCGTCGAGAGCTTCATCGAATCCGGCAACCGTCCGGAGTGGATGATCCTGACCGTGATCCCGGTCATCCCGCCCGAGCTGCGCCCGCTGGTGCCGCTGGATGGCGGCCGCTTCGCGACGTCGGACCTCAACGACCTCTATCGCCGGGTCATCAACCGCAACAACCGCCTCAAGCGGCTGATCGAGCTGCGCGCGCCCGACATCATCGTGCGCAACGAAAAGCGGATGCTGCAGGAATCCGTCGATGCGCTCTTCGACAACGGCCGCCGCGGCCGGGTCATCACGGGGGCCAACAAGCGCCCGCTCAAGTCGCTCTCGGACATGCTCAAGGGCAAGCAGGGCCGCTTCCGCCAGAACCTTCTGGGCAAGCGCGTCGACTTCTCGGGCCGCTCGGTCATCGTGACCGGCCCGGAGCTCAAGCTGCATCAGTGCGGCCTGCCCAAGAAGATGGCGCTCGAGCTCTTCAAGCCGTTCATCTACTCGCGGCTCGAGGCCAAGGGCCTCTCATCGACCGTCAAGCAGGCGAAGAAGCTGGTCGAGAAGGAGCGTCCCGAGGTCTGGGACATCCTCGACGAGGTCATCCGTGAGCACCCGGTTCTGCTGAACCGTGCGCCCACGCTGCACCGTCTCGGCATCCAGGCGTTCGAGCCCGTGCTGATCGAGGGCAAGGCGATCCAGCTGCACCCGCTGGTCTGCTCGGCCTTCAACGCCGACTTCGACGGCGACCAGATGGCCGTCCACGTGCCGCTGAGCCTCGAGGCGCAGCTGGAATGCCGCGTCCTGATGATGTCGACCAACAACGTGTTGTCGCCCGCCAACGGCGCGCCGATCATCGTGCCGTCGCAGGACATGATCCTGGGGCTCTACTACGTCTCGATGGAACGGGCCGGCATGAAGGGCGAGGGCATGATCTTTTCGTCCGTCGACGAGGTCACGCACGCGCTCGACGCGGGCGAGGTGCATCTGCACGCCAAGATCAAGGCGCGTGTCACCCAGATCGACGAAATGGGCGAGGAAGTCGGCGTCATCTTCGACACGACGCCGGGCCGCGTGCGCCTCGGCTCCATGCTGCCGCTCAACGCCAAGGCGCCGTTCGACCTCGTCAACCGGCTCCTGCGCAAGAAGGAAGTCCAGCAGACCATCGACACCGTCTACCGCTATTGCGGCCAGAAGGAGTCGGTCATCTTCTGCGACCAGATCATGACCCTCGGCTTCCGCGAGGCGTTCAAGGCGGGCATCTCGTTCGGCAAGGACGACATGGTCATTCCCGACGCCAAGTGGCCCGTCGTCGAGGCGACGCGCGACCAGGTCAAGGATTTCGAGCAGCAGTACATGGACGGCCTGATCACCCAGGGCGAGAAGTACAACAAGGTCGTGGACGCCTGGTCGAAGTGTAACGACAAGGTCACCGAGGCCATGATGTCCACGATCTCGGTCGCGGGCGTGGACGAGAACGGGGCCGAGAACGAGCCGAACTCCGTCTACATGATGGCCCATTCCGGCGCCCGTGGCTCGGTCACCCAGATGAAGCAGCTGGGCGGGATGCGCGGCCTGATGGCCAAGCCGAATGGCGACATCATCGAGACGCCGATCATCTCGAACTTCAAGGAAGGCCTGACCGTGCTGGAGTACTTCAACTCCACACACGGCGCGCGGAAGGGTCTGTCGGACACGGCGCTCAAGACCGCCAACTCGGGTTACCTGACGCGGCGTCTCGTGGACGTGGCGCAGGACTGCATCGTCCGCATGGACGATTGCGGGACCGAGAAGGCGATCACCGCATCGGCCGCCGTCAACGACGGCGAAGTCGTCGCCACCCTGGCCGAGCGCGTGCTGGGCCGGGTCGCGGCCGACGACGTCGTCCGCCCCGGCACCGAGGAGGTCATCGTCAAGGCCGGCGAGCTCATCGACGAGCGAACCGCCGACATCATCGACCAGGCGCAGGTGCAGTCCATGCGCATCCGCTCGCCGCTGACCTGCGAGGCCGAGGAGGGCGTTTGCGCGTCCTGCTACGGACGTGACCTCGCGCGCGGCACCAAGGTGAACCAGGGCGAGGCCGTCGGCATCATCGCGGCCCAGTCCATCGGCGAGCCGGGCACCCAGCTGACGATGCGGACCTTCCACATCGGCGGCGTCGCCCAGGGCGGACAGCAATCCTTCATGGAAGCCTCCGCCGAGGGCACCGTCGCGTTCCAGAACGCCAACACGCTCAAGAACGAGGCGGGTGGCATCGTCGTGATGGGTCGCAACATGACCCTCGCGATCATGGACGAGAATGGCGAGGAGCGGGCCTCCCACAAGCTGGGCTACGGCACGACCCTGCACGTTACCGACGGGGCCAAGGTCGCGCGCGGTGACAAGCTCTACGAATGGGACCCGTTCACCCTGCCGATCATCGCCGAAAGCGACGGCAAGGCGAAGTTCGTCGATCTCTATGCGGGCATCTCGGTGCGCGACGAGACCGACGACGCCACCGGCATGACCCAGAAGATCGTGTCCGACTGGCGCTCCGCGCCCAAGGGCTCCGATCTCAAGCCGCAGGTCATCGTGGCCGGCGAGGATGGCGAGCCCGTCCGCAACGAGGCCGGCAATCCGATCACCTACGAGATGTCGGTGGACGCGATCCTGTCGGTCGAGGACGGCCAGATGCTGAAGGCGGGCGACGTCGTCGCGCGTATTCCGCGCGAAGGCACCAAGACCAAGGACATCACGGGCGGCCTGCCGCGCGTGGCGGAACTGTTCGAGGCCCGCAAGCCCAAGGACAACGCGATCATCGCGGAGGCCGACGGCACGGTGAAGTTCGGCAAGGACTACAAGAACAAGCGCCGGATCACGGTCATCCCGTCCGACGACAGTCTCGAGCCGATCGACTACATGGTGCCCAAGGGCAAGCACATCCCGGTGGCCGAGGGCGATTTCGTCCAGCGCGGCGACTACATCATGGATGGCAACCCCGCGCCGCATGACATCCTGCGGATCCTGGGCGTCGAGGCGCTGGCCGATTACCTGATCGACGAAGTGCAGGACGTGTATCGACTGCAGGGCGTGAAGATCAACGACAAGCATATCGAGGTGATCGTCCGGCAGATGCTCCAGAAGTGGGAGATCCTCGATAGCGGCGACACGACGCTCCTCAAGGGCGAGAATGTCGACAAGGCCGAGCTGGTCGAAGCCAACGAGAAGGCCGAGAAGCGGGGCGATCGTCCCGCGCGGGCCGAGCCGATCCTGCTCGGCATCACGAAGGCGTCGCTCCAGACCCGTTCGTTCATCTCCGCCGCCTCCTTCCAGGAGACGACGCGCGTCCTGACCGAGGCTTCGGTGCAGGGCAAGAAGGACAAGCTGGTCGGCCTCAAGGAGAACGTCATCGTCGGCCGCCTGATCCCGGCGGGCACCGGTGGCGCGACCCAGGCGATGCGCGCCATCGCCACCGCGCGCGACAGCGTCGTGATCGAGGAGGCCCGCGCCGAGGCCGAGAAGGCTGCGGCACTGGCTGCCCCGACCGAGGAGCCTTCCGCCGAGGATGTCTTCGCCGAGACCGCCGAGGAGCCCGCCGCCGAGGAGTGA
- a CDS encoding glycosyltransferase codes for MAIVNQIIGVLRFSYPAKEGFSVSGLDEAQLERHLYEPGRIETRFRYLETITLPSLAAQTDPAFRCVILAGTTLPIRHRKRLRGLEETYPFLKIVFMERMGALAAGKRSFRRGLDDGTTHVTGFRIDDDDAVAVDYIARTRDLSDRLLAAGLAEGPTTLSFMRGIYWDLHDPSEPFHEFREPQPLGLACAMITTADLPTCIFRYNHRRLPCHVPGFTLPGDAQMFLRTLHDHNDSGRSIPPHATPMTTRKGRKLMVERFGLDADAALALMPAPPQD; via the coding sequence ATGGCCATCGTCAACCAGATCATCGGCGTCCTGCGCTTCTCCTACCCGGCGAAGGAAGGCTTCTCAGTCTCCGGGCTGGACGAGGCTCAGCTGGAGCGGCACCTCTACGAACCCGGCCGGATCGAGACCCGGTTCCGCTATCTCGAGACGATCACCCTGCCGTCGCTCGCCGCCCAGACCGACCCGGCGTTCCGCTGCGTGATCCTCGCCGGGACGACGCTGCCGATACGGCATCGCAAGCGGCTGCGCGGCCTCGAGGAGACCTATCCCTTCCTAAAGATCGTCTTCATGGAGCGGATGGGCGCGCTGGCCGCGGGCAAGCGCAGCTTCCGGCGCGGCCTCGACGACGGCACCACCCATGTCACCGGCTTTCGCATCGACGACGACGATGCCGTGGCGGTCGACTACATCGCCCGCACGCGCGACCTCTCGGACCGGCTTCTGGCCGCGGGGCTGGCCGAGGGGCCGACCACGCTCAGCTTCATGCGCGGTATCTACTGGGACCTCCATGATCCCTCCGAACCCTTTCACGAATTCCGCGAGCCGCAGCCCCTCGGCCTCGCCTGCGCGATGATCACCACAGCCGATTTGCCGACCTGCATCTTTCGCTACAACCATCGCCGGCTGCCCTGCCACGTCCCCGGCTTCACCCTGCCCGGAGACGCGCAGATGTTCCTCAGGACGCTGCACGACCACAACGACAGCGGCCGCTCCATCCCGCCCCACGCGACCCCCATGACCACCCGCAAGGGCCGCAAGCTGATGGTCGAGCGCTTCGGCCTCGACGCCGATGCGGCGCTCGCGCTGATGCCCGCGCCGCCGCAGGACTGA
- a CDS encoding DMT family transporter, giving the protein MQDNLKGAFLMMGAMATFTMNDAALKWLAEDLPAFQVTFLRGCVATTLIVLLSWAMGTLGRGIARADRPWAFGRSAAETAAFLPFLLALQNMPLANITAILAALPLSITAAGALFLGERVGWRRWTAIGVGLVGVLLIVRPGTEGFNAWSAVAMITVVLATARDLLTRRLSRATPSLNVAAITAAMVTLLGLALSLAEPWGRPTAGQGGMILAAAGFIFAAYLCSVMAMRVGEVGAVTPFRYTSLVWALILGWLVFGDWPATLTLVGAALIAATGLYTLWREGRVASVPRAVGPR; this is encoded by the coding sequence ATGCAAGACAACCTGAAGGGTGCGTTCCTGATGATGGGCGCGATGGCGACGTTCACCATGAACGACGCGGCGCTGAAATGGCTGGCCGAGGATCTGCCCGCCTTCCAGGTCACGTTCCTGCGCGGCTGTGTGGCCACGACGCTGATCGTCCTGTTGTCCTGGGCGATGGGCACGCTCGGCCGCGGCATCGCGCGGGCCGACCGTCCTTGGGCCTTCGGGCGCTCGGCGGCCGAGACGGCGGCGTTCCTGCCGTTCCTGCTGGCACTCCAGAACATGCCGCTGGCCAATATCACCGCGATCCTCGCCGCGCTCCCGCTGTCGATCACGGCCGCGGGCGCGCTCTTTCTGGGCGAGCGGGTCGGCTGGCGGCGCTGGACCGCGATCGGGGTCGGGCTGGTCGGGGTCCTGTTGATCGTGCGGCCGGGGACCGAGGGCTTCAACGCGTGGTCTGCCGTCGCGATGATTACCGTCGTGCTGGCCACGGCGCGCGATCTGCTGACGCGGCGCCTGTCGCGGGCGACGCCGTCGCTCAATGTCGCGGCGATCACGGCGGCGATGGTGACGCTGCTGGGCCTGGCGCTGTCGCTGGCCGAGCCGTGGGGCCGGCCGACGGCAGGGCAGGGCGGCATGATCCTCGCCGCCGCGGGCTTCATCTTCGCGGCCTATCTCTGTTCGGTCATGGCGATGCGCGTGGGCGAGGTCGGGGCCGTCACGCCCTTCCGCTACACCTCGCTGGTCTGGGCGCTCATCCTCGGCTGGCTCGTCTTTGGCGACTGGCCCGCGACGCTGACCCTCGTCGGGGCGGCGCTGATCGCGGCGACGGGGCTCTATACCCTCTGGCGCGAAGGCCGGGTGGCATCCGTCCCTCGTGCGGTCGGCCCTCGCTAA
- a CDS encoding glycosyltransferase — MSDLQIIAITRFAYPGSGGFQIEHDSVTERQAHLWAPDRLEARFRTLEHVCLRTLAAQTDGDFRVLVITGDALPEPWRGRLVALVAALPQAELIFHPPENQRHAMEAIVNDRIDPDGPPVMQFRQDDDDGVARTFVERARRIFGEVRPLWERHGRLAIDFSRGYVMRPTPQGPLVQSATRSHLGVAQALFLKPSIRRTAIHFPHHRVGALMPSVTIPDAPMWLRGVDGTNDSPMPGQLDRLVHATSEERTDLRDRFGLDLDALAASFAAI, encoded by the coding sequence ATGTCCGATCTGCAGATCATCGCCATCACCCGCTTCGCCTATCCCGGCTCCGGCGGCTTCCAGATCGAGCACGACAGCGTCACCGAACGGCAGGCACATCTCTGGGCGCCCGACCGGCTGGAGGCACGGTTTCGGACGCTGGAGCATGTCTGTCTGCGGACGCTGGCGGCCCAGACGGACGGCGATTTCCGCGTTCTCGTCATCACCGGCGATGCCCTGCCCGAGCCGTGGCGCGGGCGGCTGGTGGCACTGGTCGCCGCCCTGCCTCAGGCCGAGCTGATCTTCCATCCGCCCGAAAACCAGCGCCACGCGATGGAGGCGATCGTCAACGACCGGATCGACCCGGACGGGCCGCCGGTGATGCAGTTCCGACAGGATGACGATGACGGCGTGGCGCGGACCTTCGTCGAACGCGCCCGGCGCATCTTCGGCGAGGTTCGCCCGCTCTGGGAACGACATGGCCGCTTGGCGATCGATTTCAGCCGCGGCTACGTGATGCGCCCCACGCCCCAGGGCCCGCTGGTGCAATCCGCGACGCGCAGCCATCTGGGTGTGGCGCAGGCGCTGTTCCTGAAGCCGTCGATCCGGCGCACGGCGATCCATTTCCCGCATCACCGCGTCGGCGCGCTGATGCCCTCGGTGACGATCCCGGACGCGCCGATGTGGCTGCGGGGCGTGGACGGGACGAATGACAGCCCGATGCCCGGGCAGCTCGACCGCCTCGTGCATGCCACCTCGGAGGAGCGGACCGACCTGCGGGACCGGTTCGGACTGGACCTCGACGCGCTGGCGGCGAGTTTCGCCGCAATTTAG
- the rpsL gene encoding 30S ribosomal protein S12, translating to MPTIQQLIRKPRQPKRKTSKSLHLEGCPQKRGVCTRVYTTTPKKPNSAMRKVAKVRLTNGYEVISYIPGESHNLQEHSVVLIRGGRVKDLPGVRYHILRGVLDTQGVKDRRQRRSKYGAKRPK from the coding sequence ATGCCGACGATCCAGCAGCTGATCCGCAAGCCGCGTCAGCCCAAGCGCAAGACCTCGAAATCCCTCCACCTCGAGGGTTGCCCGCAGAAGCGCGGCGTCTGCACGCGCGTCTACACCACTACCCCAAAGAAGCCGAACTCGGCCATGCGGAAGGTCGCCAAGGTGCGCCTGACCAATGGTTACGAGGTCATCTCCTACATCCCGGGCGAGAGCCACAACCTGCAGGAGCACTCGGTCGTGCTGATCCGCGGGGGCCGGGTGAAGGACCTTCCGGGCGTGCGCTACCACATCCTGCGCGGCGTGCTCGACACGCAAGGCGTCAAGGATCGCCGTCAGCGCCGCTCCAAGTACGGCGCCAAGCGTCCGAAGTGA
- the rpsG gene encoding 30S ribosomal protein S7 — protein sequence MSRRHAAEKREVLPDAKYGDKVLTKFMNNLMIDGKKAVAERIVYNAMDRVETKIKRSPIEVFAEALDNIKPSVEVRSRRVGGATYQVPVEVRPERREALAIRWLINAARSRNENTMEERLAGELIDAVQSRGSAVKKREDTHKMADANKAFSHYRW from the coding sequence ATGTCCCGCCGCCACGCCGCTGAAAAGCGCGAAGTTCTGCCCGACGCCAAGTATGGCGACAAGGTGCTGACGAAGTTCATGAACAACCTGATGATCGACGGCAAGAAGGCCGTCGCCGAGCGCATCGTCTACAACGCGATGGATCGGGTCGAGACCAAGATCAAGCGCTCGCCCATCGAGGTGTTCGCCGAGGCCCTCGACAACATCAAGCCGTCGGTCGAGGTGCGCTCGCGCCGCGTCGGCGGTGCCACCTACCAGGTGCCCGTCGAGGTCCGCCCCGAGCGCCGCGAGGCGCTGGCGATCCGCTGGCTGATCAACGCCGCCCGCTCGCGCAACGAGAACACTATGGAAGAGCGTCTGGCCGGTGAGCTGATCGACGCCGTCCAGTCCCGTGGCTCCGCCGTCAAGAAGCGCGAAGACACCCACAAGATGGCCGACGCCAACAAGGCGTTCAGCCACTACCGCTGGTGA